In Desulfovibrio sp. 86, the following proteins share a genomic window:
- the eno gene encoding phosphopyruvate hydratase, giving the protein MSSIASVFGREILDSRGNPTVEVEVTLESGLRARAAVPSGASTGSREALEMRDGDKARYCGKGVTKAVDHVNGEIADALLGMDGLRQVQIDNTLIDLDGTDNKSRLGANAMLGVSMACARVAASFLGLPLYKYLGGINAKVLPAPMMNIINGGAHAPNNLDIQEFMIMPVGAMTFRDSLRIGTEIFHTLQGILKKDGHVTSVGDEGGFAPNLKNHDEAFTYIIKAIEEAGYNPGTEVALAIDAASSEFYKDGKYVLAGEGKTFNNAEMSEWLGEFTRKYPLISIEDGMAESDWDGWGMLTASLGDHVQLVGDDVFVTNPSILAEGIAEGVANSILIKLNQIGTVTETLDTIEMAKEAAYTTVISHRSGETEDSFIADLAVGVNSGQIKTGSLCRSERMAKYNQLLRIEEELGDDAEFFGPMLAEYYSLGSDE; this is encoded by the coding sequence ATGAGCAGCATTGCCTCGGTATTTGGCCGTGAAATTCTGGATTCGCGTGGTAATCCCACCGTTGAGGTGGAAGTGACCCTGGAGTCCGGGCTCAGAGCGCGGGCCGCCGTTCCTTCCGGGGCTTCCACCGGCAGCCGTGAAGCCCTTGAAATGCGTGACGGGGACAAGGCGCGTTATTGCGGCAAGGGCGTCACCAAGGCCGTGGACCATGTGAACGGCGAAATCGCCGACGCCCTGCTTGGCATGGATGGGCTGCGCCAGGTGCAGATAGACAATACCCTTATTGACCTCGACGGTACGGACAACAAGTCCCGTCTGGGCGCCAACGCCATGCTTGGCGTGTCCATGGCCTGCGCCAGGGTGGCGGCCTCGTTTTTGGGCCTGCCGCTGTACAAGTACCTCGGCGGCATCAACGCCAAGGTGCTGCCCGCGCCCATGATGAACATCATCAACGGCGGCGCGCACGCCCCCAACAACCTGGATATCCAGGAATTCATGATCATGCCCGTGGGGGCCATGACCTTCCGTGATTCCCTGCGCATCGGTACGGAAATCTTCCATACCCTCCAGGGCATCCTCAAAAAGGACGGCCACGTCACCAGCGTGGGCGACGAGGGCGGCTTTGCCCCCAACCTCAAGAATCATGACGAAGCCTTTACCTACATCATCAAGGCCATTGAAGAAGCCGGCTACAATCCCGGCACGGAAGTGGCCCTGGCCATTGATGCGGCCTCCAGCGAGTTCTACAAGGACGGCAAATACGTTCTGGCCGGTGAAGGCAAGACCTTCAACAATGCCGAAATGAGCGAATGGCTGGGCGAATTCACGCGCAAATACCCCCTCATTTCCATCGAAGACGGCATGGCCGAAAGCGACTGGGACGGTTGGGGCATGCTGACCGCCAGCCTGGGCGACCACGTGCAGCTGGTGGGCGACGACGTCTTTGTGACCAATCCCTCCATTCTCGCCGAGGGCATTGCCGAGGGCGTGGCCAACTCCATTCTCATCAAGCTCAACCAGATCGGCACCGTCACCGAAACCCTGGACACCATCGAGATGGCCAAGGAAGCGGCGTACACCACCGTTATCTCGCACCGCTCCGGCGAAACGGAAGACAGCTTCATTGCCGACCTGGCTGTGGGCGTCAACTCCGGCCAGATCAAGACCGGCTCCCTGTGCCGCTCCGAGCGTATGGCCAAGTACAACCAGTTGCTCCGCATTGAAGAAGAACTGGGCGACGACGCCGAATTCTTCGGCCCCATGCTGGCAGAATACTATTCCCTCGGTTCCGACGAGTAG
- a CDS encoding type III pantothenate kinase — protein sequence MQPELLLFDIGNTSIKIGLAHERQVLTSYTLRTDVGQTADNLGLNLIALLGHAGVAPQSLKACVASSVVPGFDPLLREAVSRYVDCPLLCVGMDLPVPLENRYERPGEVGADRLVGAYAARRQCPEAPGLLVVDFGTAVTIDCVNGDAYMGGLIFPGPRTALSALSREAAKLPRVNLDVRADEPMPGRNTTTSIQHGLVFGFACMVEGLTQRLKRQLPGPVKVLGTGGFAASIARVSPVFDHVLPTLLLEGLRRLYYEERTAL from the coding sequence ATGCAGCCTGAACTTCTCCTTTTCGATATTGGCAATACTTCCATAAAGATCGGGCTGGCGCATGAGCGGCAGGTGCTGACCTCATACACCCTGCGTACCGATGTGGGGCAAACGGCGGATAACCTCGGCCTCAACCTCATCGCCCTCCTGGGGCACGCGGGCGTCGCGCCGCAAAGCCTCAAGGCCTGCGTGGCCTCATCCGTGGTTCCGGGATTCGATCCCCTGCTGCGCGAGGCCGTGTCCCGCTATGTGGACTGCCCCCTGCTCTGTGTCGGCATGGATTTGCCGGTTCCTCTTGAAAACCGCTACGAACGCCCCGGCGAGGTTGGGGCCGACAGGCTGGTGGGCGCTTACGCGGCGCGCCGCCAGTGCCCCGAAGCGCCCGGACTGCTCGTGGTGGACTTCGGCACCGCCGTCACCATTGACTGCGTCAATGGCGACGCCTACATGGGCGGACTGATTTTTCCCGGTCCGCGCACGGCGCTGAGCGCGCTTTCGCGCGAGGCCGCCAAGCTGCCCAGAGTCAATCTGGACGTGCGGGCCGACGAGCCCATGCCTGGGCGCAACACCACCACCAGTATACAGCATGGCCTGGTATTCGGCTTTGCCTGCATGGTGGAGGGACTGACGCAAAGGCTTAAAAGACAGTTGCCCGGCCCTGTGAAGGTGTTGGGCACAGGGGGCTTTGCCGCCTCCATTGCCCGGGTAAGCCCGGTTTTTGATCATGTTCTGCCCACCTTGTTGCTTGAGGGTTTGCGGCGGCTGTACTATGAAGAGCGCACGGCGCTCTGA
- a CDS encoding translation initiation factor 2, translating into MADACFVILAALYALSVAFGIVPLSGRGADLDTDLACYAFAMAGEHQPENFHADPLLSEATPANSLWNLQQFTAEMLTPGDQYAVGLLRAGALIIFVYLTGMYLLGRWLYGRPGPALILALLMSVTIWVGWGTFWGVTHSDPVPRTFFAALWPFMLMGAMAALRHAAWRPLVMLVTGLGMWVHGLGALNTGAMFFLAFAFHRPQGWTWSRHILSLVLCLVVYFVPVLLFLWPSLGQKQALGPVELEIFHELFSLRWAKDYGHFSRRLALFLSLGKPVFWILLAGLGSWFVVLRHGCERLRRLASMYPAFVLALALVATFSWLESLLAPRVGRLPMAHEFVRGLRYLLPLAWIMIGGVLGIFWPRFAGWLRTGFCALAVVVVLLCNGDRQNTAALYAVAEKTGLPLPYVAKAKEDAARAKSHREALEALKDLTAPGDVVFSNSGDLGVRHIAQRGLFLTFKDGYHPYYNKNLDQARQWLANEKLRAQSPTGYVDVWLKSGLPWLICDRPEDRDTLEKYGQVVWENPGWLIVRRKADVSGPSSGLSPDVPAAPADVSSAPAVPASPAGAPAPKPQDAPQ; encoded by the coding sequence GTGGCTGACGCATGCTTTGTGATTCTGGCCGCGCTTTATGCACTGTCCGTGGCCTTTGGCATTGTGCCCCTTTCAGGACGGGGTGCCGATCTGGACACTGACCTTGCCTGCTATGCCTTTGCCATGGCTGGCGAACATCAGCCCGAGAATTTTCACGCCGACCCTCTGTTGAGCGAGGCAACGCCCGCCAATTCCCTCTGGAACCTCCAACAGTTTACGGCAGAAATGCTGACCCCAGGCGATCAGTACGCTGTGGGGCTGCTGCGGGCGGGCGCGCTCATCATCTTTGTCTATCTGACGGGCATGTATCTGCTGGGGCGCTGGCTCTACGGCAGGCCGGGACCAGCCCTGATACTGGCCCTGCTCATGAGCGTCACCATATGGGTGGGCTGGGGCACCTTCTGGGGCGTCACTCACTCTGATCCTGTACCCCGCACCTTCTTTGCCGCCTTGTGGCCCTTTATGCTTATGGGGGCCATGGCCGCCCTGCGCCATGCAGCCTGGCGGCCGCTGGTAATGCTTGTTACCGGGCTGGGCATGTGGGTGCACGGCCTGGGCGCGCTGAACACGGGGGCCATGTTCTTTCTGGCCTTTGCCTTTCACAGGCCACAGGGCTGGACATGGTCACGGCATATATTGAGCCTTGTGTTGTGCCTGGTGGTCTACTTTGTGCCCGTGCTGCTCTTTCTCTGGCCTTCGCTGGGGCAGAAGCAGGCTCTCGGGCCTGTGGAACTTGAAATATTCCATGAGCTTTTCTCCCTGCGCTGGGCCAAGGATTACGGGCATTTTTCCAGGCGGCTGGCGCTTTTTCTGTCCTTGGGCAAGCCCGTATTCTGGATTTTGCTGGCTGGCCTCGGCAGCTGGTTTGTGGTGCTGCGGCACGGCTGTGAGCGGTTACGGCGTCTTGCGAGCATGTATCCGGCCTTTGTGCTGGCTCTTGCGCTGGTGGCCACGTTTTCCTGGCTGGAATCCCTTCTGGCGCCGCGTGTGGGACGGCTGCCCATGGCGCACGAATTCGTGCGCGGGTTGCGCTACCTTCTGCCCCTTGCCTGGATAATGATCGGCGGAGTTCTCGGCATTTTCTGGCCCCGGTTTGCCGGTTGGCTGCGCACAGGGTTTTGTGCGCTGGCCGTGGTTGTTGTGTTGCTTTGCAACGGCGACAGGCAGAATACGGCCGCCCTGTATGCCGTGGCGGAAAAAACAGGGCTTCCGTTGCCGTATGTGGCCAAGGCAAAAGAAGACGCGGCCCGCGCCAAAAGCCACCGCGAGGCGCTCGAAGCCCTCAAGGATCTGACGGCTCCCGGAGATGTGGTGTTCAGCAATTCCGGCGACCTGGGCGTGCGGCATATTGCCCAGCGCGGGCTTTTTCTCACCTTCAAGGACGGCTACCACCCGTATTACAATAAAAATCTCGACCAGGCGCGGCAGTGGCTTGCCAATGAAAAGCTGCGCGCCCAGAGCCCCACAGGCTATGTGGACGTGTGGCTGAAATCCGGCTTGCCCTGGCTTATCTGCGACAGGCCCGAAGACCGCGACACGCTGGAAAAGTACGGACAGGTGGTGTGGGAAAATCCCGGCTGGCTTATTGTGCGCCGAAAGGCTGACGTTTCCGGGCCTTCATCCGGGCTTTCCCCTGACGTTCCCGCAGCCCCGGCTGACGTTTCCTCGGCTCCCGCAGTCCCGGCGTCCCCGGCTGGCGCGCCCGCGCCAAAGCCTCAGGACGCGCCGCAGTAA
- a CDS encoding mechanosensitive ion channel family protein produces MDEKEIIALLTDKYAIAALVTVILFYFTVRGQKRSANIVVHLARVCASCALVVATSLCARELADKFGITLINPTYIDIFQRVAIILILMREAFLGINRFCDHLAKTSGDATLGRMVARLLKAGICLCAMLLFGEYLGVSFAGLLTFGGIGGIAIGLASKNILGNFFSGLMLYFDRPFDIGDWVRSPDRKVEGTVMEIGWRMCKIMTFEHYPLYVPNDVFSSICIENIGRISSYRIKLQVGLRYEDADKVQAVAEGLEKMLQQDEGIDRDQTILVCFDEFADSSLNLMIYCYANTSDWGRFMRIQHNVYLKIINVVHGLGADFAFPTRTLYLEKDDAPAPAAAPANTAPVAAPRT; encoded by the coding sequence ATGGACGAAAAAGAAATCATAGCGCTTCTGACAGACAAATATGCCATAGCCGCCCTTGTGACGGTTATCCTTTTTTATTTCACCGTACGAGGGCAGAAACGCAGCGCCAACATCGTGGTGCATCTGGCCCGCGTGTGCGCCTCCTGCGCCCTTGTGGTGGCCACAAGCCTTTGCGCGCGCGAGCTTGCGGACAAGTTTGGCATCACCCTTATAAATCCGACCTATATTGATATTTTTCAGCGTGTTGCCATCATTCTTATCCTGATGCGCGAAGCCTTTTTGGGCATCAACCGTTTTTGCGATCATCTGGCGAAAACCAGCGGCGACGCCACCCTGGGGCGTATGGTGGCGCGTCTGCTCAAGGCGGGCATCTGCCTGTGCGCCATGCTGCTTTTTGGCGAATACCTGGGCGTGAGTTTTGCGGGTCTGCTGACATTCGGCGGCATCGGCGGCATCGCCATCGGTCTTGCGAGCAAGAACATCCTTGGCAACTTTTTTTCGGGCCTCATGCTGTATTTCGACCGCCCCTTTGACATCGGCGACTGGGTGCGCTCCCCGGACCGCAAGGTTGAGGGCACCGTGATGGAAATTGGCTGGCGCATGTGCAAGATCATGACCTTCGAGCACTATCCCCTGTACGTGCCCAATGACGTTTTTTCCTCCATATGCATTGAAAACATAGGGCGCATATCCAGTTACCGCATCAAGCTGCAGGTGGGCCTGCGCTACGAAGACGCGGACAAGGTTCAAGCCGTTGCCGAGGGTCTGGAGAAAATGTTGCAGCAGGACGAAGGGATAGACAGGGATCAGACGATTCTGGTTTGTTTTGACGAATTTGCCGATTCCTCGCTGAATCTTATGATTTACTGCTACGCCAATACGTCGGACTGGGGCCGCTTCATGAGGATCCAGCACAACGTGTACCTGAAAATCATCAACGTGGTGCATGGTCTTGGGGCAGATTTCGCCTTTCCCACGCGTACCCTGTATCTTGAGAAGGACGACGCCCCTGCACCGGCCGCCGCGCCAGCCAACACCGCGCCGGTCGCCGCCCCCCGGACCTGA
- a CDS encoding phage holin family protein produces the protein MNGLTEIVIRFFDLLEAEGRQLQRSALLTVRMAVLLVLGLIFGAVAVFFLVAALYQALVVILHPAWVLCIMGLVCAGIAGGLLWLSLPRKKQVQ, from the coding sequence GTGAACGGCCTTACTGAAATTGTGATCCGCTTTTTTGACCTGCTGGAAGCGGAAGGTCGGCAACTGCAGCGTTCAGCCCTGCTCACGGTGCGCATGGCCGTTCTGCTGGTTCTTGGCCTGATCTTCGGGGCTGTGGCCGTATTTTTTCTGGTCGCAGCCCTGTATCAGGCTCTTGTGGTCATTCTGCACCCGGCCTGGGTTCTGTGCATCATGGGCCTGGTCTGTGCGGGCATCGCCGGAGGATTGTTGTGGCTGTCGCTCCCACGCAAGAAACAGGTTCAGTAG
- a CDS encoding DUF883 family protein produces the protein MSIKTEENIDALKEELQTLRKQMESLAKSLEKDASGRAAAVAADLEDQFDKYQKIAADKLQKALNAGNDGVENISERIRQNPLGSLLLAFGAGYVISRLFRQDR, from the coding sequence ATGAGCATCAAGACCGAAGAAAATATAGATGCCCTGAAGGAAGAACTGCAGACCCTGCGCAAGCAGATGGAAAGCCTCGCCAAGTCTCTGGAAAAAGACGCCTCAGGCCGTGCTGCGGCCGTGGCCGCCGACCTGGAAGACCAGTTTGACAAATACCAGAAGATCGCTGCGGATAAACTGCAAAAAGCCCTGAACGCCGGCAATGACGGCGTGGAAAATATTAGTGAACGCATCCGCCAGAATCCTCTTGGCAGTTTGCTGCTGGCCTTTGGCGCGGGCTATGTGATCTCCCGCCTTTTCCGTCAGGACAGGTGA